Genomic segment of Nostoc sp. TCL240-02:
GGTAATCATCACGCCAATTAGTACTCACTACCTCCACCACTAAAGGAATGGATGCAGCAAGGCTTACGGTAGATGTTTTTTTCCATAGAGGTTCATTTATTAAATTAGGCTGATTTAGGATAAGGACATCTGGTGAATAAGCTGATTCATTTTCAAGTGGTTTGACAAATACTGTTTTTGGGATGAAATAGGGAAGATTTAAACGACTATATTCTAAAGTGATTTTTGTGGCTAAAAATCCTGTAACCTCTTCATGGTCGCCTGTTGGTTGTGCCATCTCAACAATTACTCCATCATGGAGTTCATAACGTCTTTGTGGGTTGTCTGGATACTGAGCAACAAATTCATCGAATGTAATTAGTTTGCGTAAGGCTTGAGTCATGGCTTTATTCCTCTAAGCAAAACTGTGAGCGTGAAGGAGGCAGGGGGAGAAAAAACTTATTTTAAGCGTATTGCAATTCTAAGACTTGTTCTGCCTTTGATCTCCGTTAACGAGTGTTTGAACTAGATGAATCCACCTTTTATCTCCGTTAACGAGTGTTTGAACTGGATGAATCCACCTTTTATCTCCGTCAACGAGTATTTGAACTGGATGAATCCACCTTTTATCTTCGTCAACGAGTATTTGAACTGGATGAATCCACCTTTTATCTTCGTTAACGAGTGTTTGAACTGGATGAATCCACCTTTTATCTCCGTTAACAAGTATTTGAACTGGATGAATCCACCTTTTATCTCCGTTAACGAGTGTTTGAACTGGATGAACTCACTTTTGATACTCATTAACCTAGCTCTTGTACGGGATATTCTACTTTCTTCAATCTCAAGTGTCACACTATGGCTCTTTGATGTTTGGAGGCTGTGGATTTGCGATCGCAATTATGGGAAAGTTAATCAAAGCAAACTAGCAAAAATAAATATGATACATAAAAAACTCCCCTCTAAAATGAAGGGAGTCAAGAGTTAGTGATTAAAAAGAACAAATCAACCAAGCGTTATTTGTTCAGTCGGGAGAGTGTAAAATTGGCTGTTTGCGCCAGCTACGTTTTTTCAGCTTGGTTTGCCAAGACTCCATGTAGGTGTAGAAAACGGGTGTTAAATAAAGTGTGAGGAACTGCGAGAACACTAACCCCCCAACAACTGCTAAACCAAGGGGACGACGTGTATCTGCTCCGGCTCCCAAACCGAGGGCAATTGGTAAAGTTCCCATGAGTGCTGCCATTGTCGTCATCATAATTGGACGAAATCTCACCAAGCAGGCTTCATAGATAGCATCATAAGGGGTTTTGCCGTTATGACGAGCAACGATCGCAAAGTCAACCATCATA
This window contains:
- a CDS encoding Uma2 family endonuclease codes for the protein MTQALRKLITFDEFVAQYPDNPQRRYELHDGVIVEMAQPTGDHEEVTGFLATKITLEYSRLNLPYFIPKTVFVKPLENESAYSPDVLILNQPNLINEPLWKKTSTVSLAASIPLVVEVVSTNWRDDYHKKYADYEEMGIPEYWIVDYAALGGREFIGKPKQPTILVCCLEEGEYLINKFRGNDRIQSPTFPELNLTAEQIFRVGIVS